One part of the Amaranthus tricolor cultivar Red isolate AtriRed21 chromosome 16, ASM2621246v1, whole genome shotgun sequence genome encodes these proteins:
- the LOC130802711 gene encoding protein ROS1A-like isoform X1, protein MDILSMNKNEQVQQHMWVPPTPEKISTTTSITTDLEYEGLSFLQIMGINNGIREVEANQCQPQSKANEPQLCLQPIHEIIGLGDATNTIGVDQVQSQDSNQKNGELPMSRHKNKKRKINSDINKQSGVKRKNKYYWPKIAVPNVRTPKLKTPKPKTQKSKVEENRGKECSDDVSKTKKNYSCKRVLDMTNNDITSEVEKVREKEIIQLGEQILEQKPMRVYRKSPYKFKCVTECRQAVPNFFCRKKRTIRKKRSNFNMLNAFNFMLQNTVDRTNLAEGDLKNLVPSKGKILWECFGCVFTLLNSREKLTKKKRSNRNRIKIKVVKEKTEAVEEKKEVVKEKTEIVQEKAEAVKEKTEAVKEKMLKRRYKRRDNRRDYLRTLEGWDDKSLSNIMDQFVKPFASLQLYDDASKFEPWDIMCCSEEGTLNIEKSILCTKARRFLQTMKIFQGPKKFVEWKGSVLDSVVGVFLTQNVCDVLSSTAYMELASRYPVEPIINQDCEKKVVLEGPIIEFPNEDEDGQKTFVKEIETESSTQEAQEYKNALKVMLESLPSFKNNGKDKQGNGSEDEVDWEAIRLHFSGNTNAERNHDQQDSVDWAAVRSANVKDIAEAIQCRGQHFIIASKIQKTLNRLVGQHGTTDLEWLRKAPHQVVKAYLLSFYGLGLKSVECLRLLTLKDHGGFPVDVNIARIAVRLGWVPLQPLPNGLPFHVLQKYPLENKIQQYLLPRLDDLTQDERYELHYQMITFGKVFCTKRNPNCNACPFKAECKYFKSREDSLTQKHRFLSWTSNGKIVVSKGMSKKNKNIINPFAIKRTPGLLSEPSTSNSYVVDWSLSTLDCYPSSLVQGTNKINSQNYIVEYPTSPIREEQDIEDLCKNLKDDVCNIDPNEEQDIEELLQSSDRDDKRYDCNIDLTVKCKDDVCDKLAQSSEEQHSSRALVSLNAERPSPPVHIKHLRLRTEHQVYELPSDHPLLKDFDRQDGDVPYLLAIWPQANEECFNQDEINCNCTTVPGTILIPVRTAMRGRFPLNGTYFQINEVFADDDTSQHPVNVPTNLIWNLVKRTLYCGSTTSSIYRGFNDKEIMYCNWGGFICTRGFNRRTRRPKLLPLRFRNRTKEKVVDDN, encoded by the exons ATGGATATCCTCTCTATGAACAAAAACGAACAAGTGCAACAACATATGTGGGTGCCTCCAACCCCAGAAAAGATTTCTACAACTACAAGCATCACAACTGATTTGGAATATGAGGGGCTTTCTTTTTTACAAATTATGGGCATTAATAATGGTATTAGGGAAGTTGAAGCAAATCAATGTCAACCACAATCTAAAGCAAATGAGCCTCAGCTTTGTCTCCAACCTATTCATG AGATTATTGGTTTAGGTGATGCGACAAATACAATTGGAGTTGATCAAGTTCAATCTCAAG ACTCAAACCAAAAGAATGGTGAACTTCCTATGTCTcgacataaaaataaaaaaaggaaaataaattcaGATATAAACAAGCAGTCTGGAGTAAAgcgcaaaaataaatattattggcCAAAAATTGCCGTTCCAAATGTGCGGACACCCAAACTTAAAACTCCAAAACCAAAGACTCAAAAATCAAAAGTTGAGGAGAACAGAGGTAAAGAATGTAGTGATGATGTttccaaaacaaaaaagaattaTAGTTGTAAGCGAGTTTTGGATATGACGAATAATGATATTACATCTGAAGTTGAGAAAGTCAGAGAAAAAGAAATTATCCAGCTTGGAGAACAAATTTTGGAACAAAAACCTATGAGGGTTTATCGAAAGTCTccttataaatttaaatgtgTTACTGAATGTCGGCAAGCAGTGCCTAATTTTTTCTGTAGGAAAAAAAGGACGATTAGAAAAAAACGGTCAAACTTTAATATGCTCAATGCATTTAACTTTATGCTCCAAAATACAGTTGATCGGACAAATTTAGCCGAAGGTGATTTGAAGAATTTAGTACCttcaaaaggaaaaattttATGGGAGTGTTTTGGATGTGTTTTTACTTTGTTAAACTCAAGGGAAAAATTGACGAAAAAAAAGAGATCAAATCGTAATAGGATCAAGATAAAAGTTGTAAAAGAAAAGACGGAAGCTGTAGAAGAAAAGAAGGAAGTTGTGAAAGAAAAGACAGAAATTGTGCAAGAAAAGGCAGAAGCTGTAAAAGAAAAGACAGAAGCTGTGAAAGAAAAGATGTTAAAGCGACGCTATAAGCGCAGAGACAATCGTAGAGATTATCTGAGAACCCTTGAAg GTTGGGATGACAAATCTTTATCGAATATAATGGATCAATTTGTAAAGCCATTTGCATCTTTACAACTTTATGATGATGCTAGCAAATTTGAGCCGTGGGATATAATGTGTTGCAGTGAAGAAGGCACATTAAACATAGAGAAATCCATTCTCTGTACAAAGGCTAGGAGGTTTCTCCAAACAATGAAAATATTTCAAG GGCCAAAAAAGTTTGTTGAATGGAAAGGCTCTGTATTAGACTCTGTAGTTGGCGTTTTTCTCACACAAAATGTGTGTGATGTTTTATCGAG TACTGCATATATGGAGTTGGCTTCACGGTACCCTGTTGAACCAATAATTAATCAAGATTGTGAAAAAAAAGTAGTTTTGGAGGGCCCAATTATTGAGTTTCCAAATGAGGATGAAGATGGACAAAAgacttttgttaaagaaatCGAAACAGAGTCGAGTACACAAGAAGCACAAGAATATAAGAATGCTTTAAAAGTCATGCTTGAATCCTTACCTTCTTTCAAAAATAATGGAAAAGACAAACAAGGCAATGGTAGTGAAGATGAGGTTGATTGGGAGGCTATACGTCTCCATTTTTCTGGGAACACTAACGCTGAAAGGAACCATGACCAACAAGATTCGGTAGATTGGGCAGCAGTGCGGAGTGCCAATGTAAAAGACATTGCTGAAGCCATCCAATGTAGAGGTCAACATTTTATCATCGCATCAAAAATTCAG AAAACTCTAAATCGTTTGGTTGGTCAACATGGTACCACGGATTTGGAATGGTTACGTAAAGCTCCGCATCAAGTGGTAAA gGCTTATTTATTGAGCTTTTATGGACTTGgtttgaaaagtgttgaatgtTTACGACTTTTAACTCTGAAAGACCATGGCGGATTCCCT GTTGACGTGAATATTGCTCGGATAGCAGTACGTTTAGGCTGGGTTCCTCTACAACCATTGCCCAATGGATTGCCCTTTCACGTTCTTCAAAA GTAtccattagaaaataaaattcagCAATATCTACTTCCAAGATTAGATGATCTGACCCAAGACGAACG ATACGAATTGCATTATCAAATGATTACATTTGGAAAG GTATTTTGTACGAAGAGAAATCCCAACTGTAATGCATGCCCTTTCAAAGCAGAATGTAAATACTTCAAAAGTCGGGAAGATAG TTTGACGCAAAAACATCGATTTTTGTCGTGGACATCGAATGGAAAGATAGTAGTGTCTAAAGGGATGAgtaaaaagaacaaaaacatcATAAATCCTTTTGCTATCAAACGAACACCTGGTCTGCTTTCAGAGCCATCAACTTCTAATTCATATGTAGTAGATTGGTCTCTTTCCACGTTGGATTGCTATCCCAGCTCACTCGTTCAGGGAACgaacaaaattaattcccaaaACTATATTGTAGAATATCCGACATCACCAATTAGAGAAGAGCAAGACATTGAAGATTTATGTAAAAACTTAAAGGATGATGTATGTAATATTGATCCAAATGAAGAACAAGACATTGAAGAGCTTTTACAAAGCAGTGACAGAGATGACAAGCGTTATGATTGTAATATTGATCTCACGGTCAAGTGCAAGGATGATGTATGTGATAAGTTGGCACAATCGTCTGAGGAACAACATTCATCGAGAGCTTTAGTTAGCTTAAATGCAGAACGTCCATCTCCACCGGTGCACATTAAGCATTTACGATTGAGGACAGAGCATCAAGT GTATGAATTGCCTAGTGATCATCCACTGCTCAAGGAT TTTGATAGACAAGACGGAGATGTACCTTATCTTCTTGCCATATGGCCACAAGCTAATG AAGAATGCTTTAACCAGGATGAGATTAATTGTAACTGTACAACTGTGCCAGGGACGATATTG ATACCTGTTCGAACCGCCATGAGAGGAAGATTTCCCCTGAATGgtacttattttcaaataaatgaG GTTTTTGCGGATGATGATACTAGTCAGCATCCAGTCAATGTCCCCACAAATCTGATATGGAATCTTGTAAAACGAACTTTGTATTGTGGATCTACTACATCATCAATATACAGAG GTTTCAATGATAAAGAAATCATGTATTGTAATTGGGGAG gTTTTATCTGTACTAGAGGTTTTAATAGACGAACTCGACGGCCAAAGTTATTGCCACTTAGATTCCGCAAtcgaacaaaagaaaaagttgTCGACGACAATTGA
- the LOC130802711 gene encoding protein ROS1C-like isoform X2 encodes MLKRRYKRRDNRRDYLRTLEGWDDKSLSNIMDQFVKPFASLQLYDDASKFEPWDIMCCSEEGTLNIEKSILCTKARRFLQTMKIFQGPKKFVEWKGSVLDSVVGVFLTQNVCDVLSSTAYMELASRYPVEPIINQDCEKKVVLEGPIIEFPNEDEDGQKTFVKEIETESSTQEAQEYKNALKVMLESLPSFKNNGKDKQGNGSEDEVDWEAIRLHFSGNTNAERNHDQQDSVDWAAVRSANVKDIAEAIQCRGQHFIIASKIQKTLNRLVGQHGTTDLEWLRKAPHQVVKAYLLSFYGLGLKSVECLRLLTLKDHGGFPVDVNIARIAVRLGWVPLQPLPNGLPFHVLQKYPLENKIQQYLLPRLDDLTQDERYELHYQMITFGKVFCTKRNPNCNACPFKAECKYFKSREDSLTQKHRFLSWTSNGKIVVSKGMSKKNKNIINPFAIKRTPGLLSEPSTSNSYVVDWSLSTLDCYPSSLVQGTNKINSQNYIVEYPTSPIREEQDIEDLCKNLKDDVCNIDPNEEQDIEELLQSSDRDDKRYDCNIDLTVKCKDDVCDKLAQSSEEQHSSRALVSLNAERPSPPVHIKHLRLRTEHQVYELPSDHPLLKDFDRQDGDVPYLLAIWPQANEECFNQDEINCNCTTVPGTILIPVRTAMRGRFPLNGTYFQINEVFADDDTSQHPVNVPTNLIWNLVKRTLYCGSTTSSIYRGFNDKEIMYCNWGGFICTRGFNRRTRRPKLLPLRFRNRTKEKVVDDN; translated from the exons ATGTTAAAGCGACGCTATAAGCGCAGAGACAATCGTAGAGATTATCTGAGAACCCTTGAAg GTTGGGATGACAAATCTTTATCGAATATAATGGATCAATTTGTAAAGCCATTTGCATCTTTACAACTTTATGATGATGCTAGCAAATTTGAGCCGTGGGATATAATGTGTTGCAGTGAAGAAGGCACATTAAACATAGAGAAATCCATTCTCTGTACAAAGGCTAGGAGGTTTCTCCAAACAATGAAAATATTTCAAG GGCCAAAAAAGTTTGTTGAATGGAAAGGCTCTGTATTAGACTCTGTAGTTGGCGTTTTTCTCACACAAAATGTGTGTGATGTTTTATCGAG TACTGCATATATGGAGTTGGCTTCACGGTACCCTGTTGAACCAATAATTAATCAAGATTGTGAAAAAAAAGTAGTTTTGGAGGGCCCAATTATTGAGTTTCCAAATGAGGATGAAGATGGACAAAAgacttttgttaaagaaatCGAAACAGAGTCGAGTACACAAGAAGCACAAGAATATAAGAATGCTTTAAAAGTCATGCTTGAATCCTTACCTTCTTTCAAAAATAATGGAAAAGACAAACAAGGCAATGGTAGTGAAGATGAGGTTGATTGGGAGGCTATACGTCTCCATTTTTCTGGGAACACTAACGCTGAAAGGAACCATGACCAACAAGATTCGGTAGATTGGGCAGCAGTGCGGAGTGCCAATGTAAAAGACATTGCTGAAGCCATCCAATGTAGAGGTCAACATTTTATCATCGCATCAAAAATTCAG AAAACTCTAAATCGTTTGGTTGGTCAACATGGTACCACGGATTTGGAATGGTTACGTAAAGCTCCGCATCAAGTGGTAAA gGCTTATTTATTGAGCTTTTATGGACTTGgtttgaaaagtgttgaatgtTTACGACTTTTAACTCTGAAAGACCATGGCGGATTCCCT GTTGACGTGAATATTGCTCGGATAGCAGTACGTTTAGGCTGGGTTCCTCTACAACCATTGCCCAATGGATTGCCCTTTCACGTTCTTCAAAA GTAtccattagaaaataaaattcagCAATATCTACTTCCAAGATTAGATGATCTGACCCAAGACGAACG ATACGAATTGCATTATCAAATGATTACATTTGGAAAG GTATTTTGTACGAAGAGAAATCCCAACTGTAATGCATGCCCTTTCAAAGCAGAATGTAAATACTTCAAAAGTCGGGAAGATAG TTTGACGCAAAAACATCGATTTTTGTCGTGGACATCGAATGGAAAGATAGTAGTGTCTAAAGGGATGAgtaaaaagaacaaaaacatcATAAATCCTTTTGCTATCAAACGAACACCTGGTCTGCTTTCAGAGCCATCAACTTCTAATTCATATGTAGTAGATTGGTCTCTTTCCACGTTGGATTGCTATCCCAGCTCACTCGTTCAGGGAACgaacaaaattaattcccaaaACTATATTGTAGAATATCCGACATCACCAATTAGAGAAGAGCAAGACATTGAAGATTTATGTAAAAACTTAAAGGATGATGTATGTAATATTGATCCAAATGAAGAACAAGACATTGAAGAGCTTTTACAAAGCAGTGACAGAGATGACAAGCGTTATGATTGTAATATTGATCTCACGGTCAAGTGCAAGGATGATGTATGTGATAAGTTGGCACAATCGTCTGAGGAACAACATTCATCGAGAGCTTTAGTTAGCTTAAATGCAGAACGTCCATCTCCACCGGTGCACATTAAGCATTTACGATTGAGGACAGAGCATCAAGT GTATGAATTGCCTAGTGATCATCCACTGCTCAAGGAT TTTGATAGACAAGACGGAGATGTACCTTATCTTCTTGCCATATGGCCACAAGCTAATG AAGAATGCTTTAACCAGGATGAGATTAATTGTAACTGTACAACTGTGCCAGGGACGATATTG ATACCTGTTCGAACCGCCATGAGAGGAAGATTTCCCCTGAATGgtacttattttcaaataaatgaG GTTTTTGCGGATGATGATACTAGTCAGCATCCAGTCAATGTCCCCACAAATCTGATATGGAATCTTGTAAAACGAACTTTGTATTGTGGATCTACTACATCATCAATATACAGAG GTTTCAATGATAAAGAAATCATGTATTGTAATTGGGGAG gTTTTATCTGTACTAGAGGTTTTAATAGACGAACTCGACGGCCAAAGTTATTGCCACTTAGATTCCGCAAtcgaacaaaagaaaaagttgTCGACGACAATTGA
- the LOC130802699 gene encoding protein MAIN-LIKE 2 isoform X2: protein MELYAFNPGPLDDSVLYDQEKHVSTAIWEGQERGALRCHEHTSKLDQWILTPKQIDLIERAGFGYLRFIPAISLDNPLISALVERWRRETNTFHLTVGEMTITLEDVAYLLGLAIDGEPVIGVTYTTCDAVCERYLGKAPDSGYTSGGMVKLSWLKECFSRCPENASNEDIKRHTRAYLLYLVGSTIFSTTTGNKVPVMYLPLFEDFDLSGKYAWGAAALAFLYRALGNASLRSQSTVSGSLTLLQCWSYFHLNIGRPKLGQDSYYDNFPLVLRWKGKQSGPTTNRDINFYHWFPYQNVDPMVIPDEIASSLVLGRSKTMLICFDKAERHLPDRCMKQYGMPHQPIPEPVDRWERKSRGVDGGVDLSGKMESELKEWSERHLQIIHSGEDADDSKYMHWYLRITRRFVGRPIPLASEFQRMNSTLQEVAHIADTMSLQGLDNEQIHSITRIRYVVHECLRDQAGSVVMVASPPPENEDCSKRGRGKEKIRRKGMGKRRRKEELEQCRENSISRDDQLIPNYAATGIEYIEQIHHPVRLVNHQHLCHPDVTGVSEEMDDSRLCISVNEVVGDAQICLQENEIGSCDGVDGSQPPTFVDHQDRHCHPSDDDIKYDDHVNGLDLRFDNQEEPLSDEDIKLEEHGTRMIQGKDGCSSPHATLDECTPHSLEMAAEVLPHSSDRSEESSQESR, encoded by the exons ATGGAGCTTTATGCATTTAATCCAGGACCGCTGGATGATTCTGTGCTATATGATCAAGAGAAGCATGTGTCTACTGCTATTTGGGAAGGGCAG GAGCGCGGGGCACTTAGATGTCATGAGCACACTTCCAAGCTTGATCAGTGGATACTAACACCCAAACAGATCGACTTAATTGAGAGGGCTGGATTTGGGTACTTAAGATTCATCCCTGCAATTAGCTTAGACAATCCATTGATATCTGCATTAGTTGAAAGATGGCGTCGGGAAACGAATACATTTCATCTGACAGTTGGTGAAATGACCATTACTCTTGAAGATGTTGCCTATTTACTTGGACTTGCAATTGATGGAGAACCTGTTATAGGGGTCACATACACGACATGTGATGCTGTATGTGAAAGATATCTGGGGAAGGCACCGGACTCTGGTTACACTAGTGGTGGCATGGTGAAGCTGAGTTGGCTTAAAGAATGCTTTTCCCGTTGTCCAGAAAATGCATCAAATGAAGACATAAAACGTCATACCCGGGCTTATCTTCTTTACCTTGTTGGAAGTACAATTTTTTCCACAACTACCGGTAATAAAGTCCCAGTGATGTACCTCCCTCTTTTTGAGGATTTTGATTTAAGTGGGAAGTATGCATGGGGTGCTGCAGCATTGGCTTTTTTGTATAGGGCACTTGGTAATGCTTCTCTTAGATCCCAGAGCACTGTCAGTGGCAGCTTAACCCTATTGCAG TGTTGGAGCTACTTCCACCTCAACATTGGCAGACCCAAACTTGGTCAAGACTCGTATTATGATAATTTTCCTCTAGTTCTGCGGTGGAAAGGAAAGCAAAGTGGTCCAACTACCAATCGTGATATAAACTTCTACC ATTGGTTCCCCTATCAGAATGTGGATCCCATGGTAATACCCGATGAGATAGCGAGCAGCTTAGTTTTGGGAAGGTCTAAAACAATGTTGATTTGCTTCGATAAGGCGGAGCGACACCTGCCAGATCGTTGCATGAAGCAGTATGGCATGCCTCATCAACCGATCCCAGAACCTGTAGATCGTTGGGAGAGGAAGAGCCGTGGGGTTGATGGTGGAGTGGACTTGTCAGGGAAAATGGAGTCAGAGCTCAAAGAATGGTCCGAACGTCATCTCCAAATCATACATAGTGGAGAAGATGCTGATGACAGCAAATATATGCATTGGTATTTGAGAATTACACGTAGGTTTGTAGGACGACCGATTCCTCTTGCATCGGAGTTTCAAAGAATG AACTCAACACTTCAAGAAGTCGCACACATTGCAGATACAATGTCCCTACAAGGTTTAGATAATGAACAAATACACTCGATAACAAGGATTAGGTATGTAGTTCATGAATGTCTAAGAGATCAAGCAGGAAGTGTTGTCATGGTTGCTTCACCACCGCCAGAAAACGAGGATTGCAGTAAGAGAGGTAGGGGTAAGGAGAAGATCAGAAGAAAGGGCATGGGTAAACGAAGGCGGAAGGAAGAGCTGGAACAATGTCGAGAAAATAGTATTAGTAGGGACGACCAATTGATACCAAATTACGCTGCAACTGGTATTGAATACATTGAGCAGATACATCACCCAGTTCGATTAGTAAATCATCAACACCTGTGCCATCCAGATGTTACTGGTGTAAGTGAAGAAATGGACGATTCTCGGCTTTGTATCTCCGTCAATGAAGTAGTAGGTGATGCACAAATATGCTTGCAGGAGAATGAGATTGGGTCTTGTGACGGTGTTGATGGGTCACAGCCACCAACTTTTGTTGATCATCAAGATCGGCATTGTCATCCGTCAGATGACGACATCAAATATGATGATCATGTAAATGGTTTGGATCTCAGATTTGATAATCAAGAGGAGCCACTCTCTGACGAAGACATCAAGCTAGAGGAGCATGGAACTAGGATGATTCAAGGAAAAGACGGTTGTTCCTCTCCTCATGCTACTCTTGATGAGTGCACTCCTCATTCCTTGGAGATGGCTGCCGAGGTACTCCCTCATTCGTCCGATAGAAGTGAAGAAAGCTCTCAAGAGTCTCGATGA
- the LOC130802699 gene encoding protein MAIN-LIKE 2 isoform X1 yields MELYAFNPGPLDDSVLYDQEKHVSTAIWEGQERGALRCHEHTSKLDQWILTPKQIDLIERAGFGYLRFIPAISLDNPLISALVERWRRETNTFHLTVGEMTITLEDVAYLLGLAIDGEPVIGVTYTTCDAVCERYLGKAPDSGYTSGGMVKLSWLKECFSRCPENASNEDIKRHTRAYLLYLVGSTIFSTTTGNKVPVMYLPLFEDFDLSGKYAWGAAALAFLYRALGNASLRSQSTVSGSLTLLQCWSYFHLNIGRPKLGQDSYYDNFPLVLRWKGKQSGPTTNRDINFYRKALDSLKPTDVDWFPYQNVDPMVIPDEIASSLVLGRSKTMLICFDKAERHLPDRCMKQYGMPHQPIPEPVDRWERKSRGVDGGVDLSGKMESELKEWSERHLQIIHSGEDADDSKYMHWYLRITRRFVGRPIPLASEFQRMNSTLQEVAHIADTMSLQGLDNEQIHSITRIRYVVHECLRDQAGSVVMVASPPPENEDCSKRGRGKEKIRRKGMGKRRRKEELEQCRENSISRDDQLIPNYAATGIEYIEQIHHPVRLVNHQHLCHPDVTGVSEEMDDSRLCISVNEVVGDAQICLQENEIGSCDGVDGSQPPTFVDHQDRHCHPSDDDIKYDDHVNGLDLRFDNQEEPLSDEDIKLEEHGTRMIQGKDGCSSPHATLDECTPHSLEMAAEVLPHSSDRSEESSQESR; encoded by the exons ATGGAGCTTTATGCATTTAATCCAGGACCGCTGGATGATTCTGTGCTATATGATCAAGAGAAGCATGTGTCTACTGCTATTTGGGAAGGGCAG GAGCGCGGGGCACTTAGATGTCATGAGCACACTTCCAAGCTTGATCAGTGGATACTAACACCCAAACAGATCGACTTAATTGAGAGGGCTGGATTTGGGTACTTAAGATTCATCCCTGCAATTAGCTTAGACAATCCATTGATATCTGCATTAGTTGAAAGATGGCGTCGGGAAACGAATACATTTCATCTGACAGTTGGTGAAATGACCATTACTCTTGAAGATGTTGCCTATTTACTTGGACTTGCAATTGATGGAGAACCTGTTATAGGGGTCACATACACGACATGTGATGCTGTATGTGAAAGATATCTGGGGAAGGCACCGGACTCTGGTTACACTAGTGGTGGCATGGTGAAGCTGAGTTGGCTTAAAGAATGCTTTTCCCGTTGTCCAGAAAATGCATCAAATGAAGACATAAAACGTCATACCCGGGCTTATCTTCTTTACCTTGTTGGAAGTACAATTTTTTCCACAACTACCGGTAATAAAGTCCCAGTGATGTACCTCCCTCTTTTTGAGGATTTTGATTTAAGTGGGAAGTATGCATGGGGTGCTGCAGCATTGGCTTTTTTGTATAGGGCACTTGGTAATGCTTCTCTTAGATCCCAGAGCACTGTCAGTGGCAGCTTAACCCTATTGCAG TGTTGGAGCTACTTCCACCTCAACATTGGCAGACCCAAACTTGGTCAAGACTCGTATTATGATAATTTTCCTCTAGTTCTGCGGTGGAAAGGAAAGCAAAGTGGTCCAACTACCAATCGTGATATAAACTTCTACCGTAAGGCGCTGGACTCGTTAAAGCCAACTGAT GTAGATTGGTTCCCCTATCAGAATGTGGATCCCATGGTAATACCCGATGAGATAGCGAGCAGCTTAGTTTTGGGAAGGTCTAAAACAATGTTGATTTGCTTCGATAAGGCGGAGCGACACCTGCCAGATCGTTGCATGAAGCAGTATGGCATGCCTCATCAACCGATCCCAGAACCTGTAGATCGTTGGGAGAGGAAGAGCCGTGGGGTTGATGGTGGAGTGGACTTGTCAGGGAAAATGGAGTCAGAGCTCAAAGAATGGTCCGAACGTCATCTCCAAATCATACATAGTGGAGAAGATGCTGATGACAGCAAATATATGCATTGGTATTTGAGAATTACACGTAGGTTTGTAGGACGACCGATTCCTCTTGCATCGGAGTTTCAAAGAATG AACTCAACACTTCAAGAAGTCGCACACATTGCAGATACAATGTCCCTACAAGGTTTAGATAATGAACAAATACACTCGATAACAAGGATTAGGTATGTAGTTCATGAATGTCTAAGAGATCAAGCAGGAAGTGTTGTCATGGTTGCTTCACCACCGCCAGAAAACGAGGATTGCAGTAAGAGAGGTAGGGGTAAGGAGAAGATCAGAAGAAAGGGCATGGGTAAACGAAGGCGGAAGGAAGAGCTGGAACAATGTCGAGAAAATAGTATTAGTAGGGACGACCAATTGATACCAAATTACGCTGCAACTGGTATTGAATACATTGAGCAGATACATCACCCAGTTCGATTAGTAAATCATCAACACCTGTGCCATCCAGATGTTACTGGTGTAAGTGAAGAAATGGACGATTCTCGGCTTTGTATCTCCGTCAATGAAGTAGTAGGTGATGCACAAATATGCTTGCAGGAGAATGAGATTGGGTCTTGTGACGGTGTTGATGGGTCACAGCCACCAACTTTTGTTGATCATCAAGATCGGCATTGTCATCCGTCAGATGACGACATCAAATATGATGATCATGTAAATGGTTTGGATCTCAGATTTGATAATCAAGAGGAGCCACTCTCTGACGAAGACATCAAGCTAGAGGAGCATGGAACTAGGATGATTCAAGGAAAAGACGGTTGTTCCTCTCCTCATGCTACTCTTGATGAGTGCACTCCTCATTCCTTGGAGATGGCTGCCGAGGTACTCCCTCATTCGTCCGATAGAAGTGAAGAAAGCTCTCAAGAGTCTCGATGA